A DNA window from Micromonospora inyonensis contains the following coding sequences:
- the secA2 gene encoding accessory Sec system translocase SecA2 encodes MGVSQRLKSRFRRFLQRPGSTVELAPLEKLLPQIEAREEELAALDDGELTEAAQAASGYVEICALGREAARRGLDQRPYDVQLLGAMALLSGKVAEMATGEGKTLTATVAAYGHVRLGNGPVHVLTVNDYLARRDAQWMEPVYTLLGLTVGWVNEASTPEERREAYARDVTYVSVSEAGFDYLRDQLVTDVEDRVQPPLRTAIVDEADSILIDEARVPMVLAGAVPGEQDPVHAAAAIVRGLRRGKHYTVAEDGRSAAFTSAGLAAVEARMGGIDLYAEENVAQLSAVNVALHAHALLHRDVDYIVRDGTVELIDEMRGRVAQRRRWPDGLQAAVEAKEGLDATAEGEVLGTVTVQAFVGLYPRVCGMTATAVLVGDQLREFFSLEVAVIPSNTPCVREDEPDRIYATRAEKEEALIDEITRCHEAGRPVLVGTLDVKESEQLAAGLNAAGVPCVVLNAKNDDEEAAIIAEAGAYGAVTVSTQMAGRGVDIRLGGSDQSDRERVAELGGLYVIGSGRHDSRRVDDQLRGRAGRQGDPGGSVFFVSLEDDLVVRHAGDAVPPSPRMNADGLVTDPQVDYAVEHAQRVAEGVNHEIHRNTWRYSVVIEQQRKALAERRERLLTTEVAALMLLDRVPEKAGEMDEDLLTRAARSIALYHTDRLWAEHLAELSEVREGVHLRALGRLDPLDEFHRAAVPAFNALIPEIEARTIATFTETEFDEDWEPDAGQLVRPSATWTYLVHDNPFGSELDRLIASVGRRLSSGSR; translated from the coding sequence ATGGGTGTGTCGCAACGGTTGAAGAGCAGGTTCCGGCGCTTCCTCCAGCGTCCGGGCAGCACGGTCGAGCTGGCTCCGCTGGAGAAGCTGCTGCCGCAGATCGAGGCGCGGGAGGAGGAGCTCGCCGCGCTCGACGACGGCGAGCTGACCGAGGCCGCGCAGGCGGCCTCGGGGTACGTCGAGATCTGCGCGCTCGGCCGTGAGGCGGCCCGCCGGGGGCTCGACCAGCGCCCGTACGACGTGCAGCTGCTCGGTGCGATGGCGCTGCTGTCCGGCAAGGTCGCCGAGATGGCCACGGGTGAGGGCAAGACGCTCACCGCGACCGTCGCCGCGTACGGCCACGTCCGGCTCGGCAACGGCCCGGTGCACGTGCTCACCGTCAACGACTACCTGGCCCGCCGGGACGCGCAGTGGATGGAGCCCGTCTACACCCTGCTCGGGCTCACCGTCGGCTGGGTGAACGAGGCGTCCACGCCCGAGGAGCGGCGGGAGGCCTACGCCCGGGACGTCACCTACGTCTCGGTCAGCGAGGCCGGCTTCGACTACCTGCGCGACCAGTTGGTCACCGACGTGGAGGACCGGGTGCAGCCGCCGCTGCGGACCGCGATCGTGGACGAGGCCGACTCGATCCTGATCGACGAGGCCCGGGTGCCGATGGTGCTCGCCGGTGCCGTGCCGGGCGAGCAGGACCCGGTGCACGCGGCTGCCGCGATCGTGCGCGGCCTGCGCCGGGGCAAGCACTACACGGTCGCCGAGGACGGCCGCAGCGCCGCCTTCACCAGCGCCGGCCTGGCCGCGGTGGAGGCCCGGATGGGCGGGATCGACCTGTACGCCGAGGAGAACGTCGCCCAGCTCTCCGCGGTGAACGTGGCGCTGCACGCGCACGCGTTGCTGCACCGGGACGTCGACTACATCGTCCGTGACGGCACGGTCGAGCTGATCGACGAGATGCGCGGCCGGGTCGCCCAGCGCCGCCGCTGGCCCGACGGGCTCCAGGCCGCGGTGGAGGCGAAGGAGGGACTGGACGCCACGGCCGAGGGCGAGGTGCTCGGCACCGTCACCGTGCAGGCGTTCGTCGGGCTCTACCCGAGGGTCTGCGGGATGACCGCCACCGCCGTGCTCGTCGGCGACCAGCTCCGCGAGTTCTTCTCCCTCGAGGTCGCGGTGATCCCCTCGAACACCCCGTGCGTGCGCGAGGACGAGCCGGACCGGATCTACGCGACCCGCGCGGAGAAGGAGGAGGCGCTGATCGACGAGATCACGCGCTGCCACGAGGCGGGTCGGCCGGTGCTGGTCGGCACCCTCGACGTCAAGGAGTCCGAGCAGCTCGCCGCCGGGCTCAACGCGGCCGGGGTGCCGTGCGTGGTGCTCAACGCCAAGAACGACGACGAGGAGGCGGCGATCATCGCCGAGGCCGGCGCGTACGGCGCGGTGACCGTCTCCACCCAGATGGCTGGCCGGGGCGTCGACATCCGCCTCGGCGGCAGCGACCAGTCCGACCGGGAACGGGTCGCCGAGCTGGGCGGCCTGTACGTCATCGGCAGCGGCCGGCACGACAGCCGCCGGGTCGACGACCAGCTCCGGGGCCGGGCCGGTCGGCAGGGCGACCCGGGCGGGTCGGTCTTCTTCGTCAGCCTGGAGGACGACCTGGTCGTCCGGCACGCCGGTGACGCCGTCCCGCCGTCGCCCCGGATGAACGCCGACGGCCTGGTCACCGACCCCCAGGTCGACTACGCGGTGGAGCACGCCCAGCGGGTCGCCGAGGGTGTCAACCACGAGATCCACCGCAACACCTGGCGGTACAGCGTGGTGATCGAGCAGCAGCGCAAGGCGCTCGCCGAGCGGCGCGAGCGGCTGCTCACCACTGAGGTCGCCGCGCTGATGCTGCTGGACCGGGTACCGGAGAAGGCCGGCGAGATGGACGAGGACCTGCTCACCCGGGCCGCCCGGTCGATCGCCCTCTACCACACCGACCGGCTCTGGGCGGAGCACCTCGCCGAGCTCTCCGAGGTCCGCGAGGGTGTGCACCTGCGGGCGCTGGGCCGGCTGGACCCGCTCGACGAGTTCCACCGGGCGGCCGTACCGGCGTTCAACGCGCTGATCCCCGAGATCGAGGCGCGGACCATCGCCACCTTCACCGAGACCGAGTTCGACGAGGACTGGGAGCCGGACGCGGGCCAGCTCGTCCGGCCCAGCGCCACCTGGACGTACCTCGTCCACGACAACCCGTTCGGCTCCGAGCTGGACCGGTTGATCGCCTCGGTGGGACGGCGCCTGAGCAGCGGTTCCCGCTGA
- a CDS encoding ABC transporter ATP-binding protein: MTTGAAPRIGLAALLPYLRTHRGTLVVVGVLSLLGAGSALAQPLLTRALLDAVSASRPVGPLVGVLVAALVVGAVLYGFRDYLLQRTAEGLVLTTRRRLAGHLLRLPIAEYDQRRTGDLLSRVGSDTTLLRAVVTSGLFELVTGVVTVAGAAVAMVLLDPLLFGVTLAGVALGLGFALTVARRVRDLSRAAQERIGEMTSAVERAISAARTIRASRAEDRETTTVVASAEQAYAAGLRVARVQAVVGPAGSITVQGAFLLVLGVGGARVAAGALSVGDLVAFIMFLFFLVLPLGQALSAFTQLQTGLGALQRIEEILAVPAEGATDAHRRGVSGAGPAVAGGPAPDLDGDRRPTAGGAGRPVAADGSRPVVTDGSRPVVTDGSRPVVTDGSRPVVTGGSRPVVTDGSRPVAAAIEFDRVGFGYPAGAAPVLHEVSFAVPAGTRTALVGPSGAGKSTLLALVERFYEVSTGTLRLDGVDVRDLPRDALRSRLGYVEQEAPVIAGTLRANLLLTAADATDERLLAVLDEVNLGHLVTRTAQGLDVQVGEGGVLLSGGERQRLAIARALLAGPPVLLLDEPTSNLDARNEAALRRAIDAVAVRRTLLIVAHRLSTVVDADQIVVLEGGRVVAVGTHDELTGSSPLYRELAAHQLLVS; the protein is encoded by the coding sequence GTGACCACCGGAGCCGCCCCGCGCATCGGACTCGCCGCCCTCCTGCCCTATCTGCGCACCCACCGGGGGACCCTCGTCGTAGTGGGGGTGCTGTCGCTGCTCGGAGCCGGATCAGCGCTCGCCCAGCCGCTGCTCACCCGGGCGCTGCTCGACGCGGTCTCCGCGTCCCGGCCGGTGGGTCCGCTGGTCGGTGTGCTCGTCGCCGCGCTCGTGGTCGGGGCCGTCCTCTACGGTTTCCGCGACTACCTGCTGCAACGCACCGCCGAGGGGCTGGTGCTCACCACCCGGCGCCGGCTCGCCGGTCACCTGCTGCGACTGCCGATCGCCGAGTACGACCAGCGCCGTACCGGTGACCTGCTCTCCCGGGTCGGCTCGGACACCACCCTGCTGCGGGCGGTGGTCACCTCGGGGCTGTTCGAGCTGGTGACCGGGGTGGTCACCGTGGCTGGCGCGGCCGTCGCGATGGTCCTGCTGGACCCGCTGCTGTTCGGGGTGACCCTCGCCGGGGTGGCGCTCGGACTCGGCTTCGCCCTCACCGTGGCCCGGCGGGTGCGGGACCTGTCCCGCGCCGCCCAGGAGCGCATCGGCGAGATGACCTCCGCGGTCGAACGCGCCATCTCCGCGGCCCGGACCATCCGGGCCAGTCGGGCCGAGGATCGGGAGACCACCACCGTCGTGGCCAGCGCCGAGCAGGCGTACGCGGCGGGGCTGCGGGTCGCCCGGGTGCAGGCGGTGGTCGGCCCGGCCGGCTCGATCACGGTCCAGGGGGCGTTCCTGCTGGTGCTCGGGGTCGGCGGGGCCCGGGTGGCCGCCGGTGCGCTCAGCGTCGGCGACCTGGTCGCCTTCATCATGTTCCTCTTCTTCCTGGTCCTGCCCTTGGGCCAGGCGCTCAGCGCGTTCACCCAGCTCCAGACCGGTCTCGGTGCGCTCCAGCGGATCGAGGAGATCCTCGCCGTACCGGCGGAGGGAGCCACCGACGCGCACCGCCGGGGGGTGTCGGGGGCGGGTCCGGCCGTCGCCGGTGGGCCCGCCCCGGACCTCGACGGGGATCGGCGCCCGACCGCCGGCGGGGCGGGCCGTCCGGTTGCCGCTGACGGGTCCCGGCCGGTGGTGACCGACGGGTCCCGGCCGGTGGTGACCGACGGGTCCCGGCCGGTGGTGACCGACGGGTCCCGGCCGGTGGTGACCGGCGGCTCGCGGCCGGTGGTGACCGACGGCTCGCGGCCGGTTGCGGCGGCGATCGAGTTCGACCGGGTCGGCTTCGGCTACCCCGCTGGCGCAGCGCCGGTGCTGCACGAGGTCAGCTTCGCCGTCCCCGCCGGGACCCGGACCGCCCTGGTCGGTCCCTCCGGTGCCGGCAAGTCCACCCTGCTGGCGCTGGTCGAACGCTTCTACGAGGTCAGCACCGGCACGCTGCGGCTGGACGGGGTGGACGTGCGTGACCTGCCCCGCGACGCGCTGCGGTCCCGGCTCGGCTACGTCGAGCAGGAGGCCCCGGTGATCGCCGGCACGCTGCGGGCGAACCTGCTGCTCACCGCCGCGGACGCCACCGACGAGCGGCTGCTGGCGGTCCTCGACGAGGTCAACCTCGGGCACCTGGTGACCCGGACGGCGCAGGGACTGGACGTGCAGGTGGGGGAGGGCGGCGTGCTTCTCTCCGGCGGGGAGCGGCAACGGCTGGCCATCGCCCGGGCCCTGCTGGCCGGGCCACCGGTGCTGCTGCTCGACGAGCCGACCAGCAACCTCGACGCCCGCAACGAGGCGGCGCTCCGTCGGGCCATCGACGCGGTCGCCGTCCGGCGTACCCTGCTGATCGTGGCGCACCGGCTCTCGACGGTGGTCGACGCCGACCAGATCGTGGTCCTGGAGGGCGGCCGGGTGGTCGCCGTCGGCACCCACGACGAGCTGACCGGCAGCAGCCCGCTCTACCGGGAGTTGGCCGCCCACCAGCTCCTGGTGAGCTGA
- a CDS encoding zinc-dependent alcohol dehydrogenase — protein MRDTIVVVDGPGRVELVEQDAEELRDGTFRVETLYSGVSAGTELSYVKGTNPYLHVTWNADLGLFQPGGASTPYPVRRLGYMQVGRVVESATPAVEVGAVGAMTYGHRTGYVADPVAERFVPLPDDLDPMLGVYVAHMGPICANGLLHAAADLHGTDVRSLGDGVAGRRVAVVGSGVVALLTALFAQRGGAASVVVLDPTPQRRRVAEALGLETLDPDADDPAVVLKTRWAHGPGDRGADVVFQCRGQAWALHLALRLLRPQGTVVDLAFYQAGADEVRLGEEFHHNGLSLRCAQIGRVPRGLAPTWDRERLSAETIDLLRAQGDLIRKHLVSATVPFEEAPTLLTDLAERRRQELQVVLTC, from the coding sequence GTGCGTGACACGATCGTGGTGGTCGACGGCCCCGGGCGGGTCGAGCTGGTCGAGCAGGACGCCGAGGAACTGCGGGACGGCACCTTCCGGGTCGAGACGCTCTACAGTGGCGTCTCGGCCGGCACCGAGCTGAGCTACGTCAAGGGCACCAACCCCTACCTGCACGTCACCTGGAACGCCGACCTCGGCCTGTTCCAGCCCGGCGGGGCGAGCACGCCGTACCCGGTGCGGCGCCTGGGTTACATGCAGGTCGGCCGGGTCGTGGAGAGCGCCACCCCGGCGGTCGAGGTCGGGGCGGTCGGTGCGATGACCTACGGCCACCGCACCGGGTACGTCGCCGACCCGGTCGCCGAGCGGTTCGTCCCGCTCCCCGACGACCTCGACCCGATGCTCGGCGTCTACGTCGCCCACATGGGCCCGATCTGCGCCAACGGCCTGCTGCACGCCGCCGCCGACCTGCACGGCACCGACGTACGGTCGCTCGGCGACGGAGTGGCCGGACGACGGGTCGCGGTGGTCGGTAGCGGAGTGGTGGCCCTGCTCACCGCCCTGTTCGCCCAGCGGGGCGGCGCCGCCTCGGTGGTGGTGCTCGACCCGACGCCGCAGCGCCGGCGGGTCGCCGAGGCGCTCGGCCTGGAGACCCTCGACCCGGACGCCGACGACCCGGCGGTCGTGCTCAAGACCCGCTGGGCGCACGGCCCGGGGGACCGGGGTGCCGACGTGGTGTTCCAGTGCCGGGGACAGGCCTGGGCGCTGCACCTCGCCCTGCGCCTGCTGCGCCCCCAGGGCACGGTCGTCGACCTGGCCTTCTACCAGGCCGGGGCGGACGAGGTCCGACTCGGCGAGGAGTTCCACCACAACGGGCTCTCGTTGCGCTGCGCCCAGATCGGCCGGGTGCCGCGCGGGCTCGCCCCGACCTGGGACCGGGAGCGGCTCTCCGCCGAGACAATCGACCTGCTGCGGGCGCAGGGCGACCTGATCCGCAAGCACCTGGTCTCGGCGACGGTCCCGTTCGAGGAGGCCCCGACCCTTTTGACCGACCTGGCCGAGCGACGCCGCCAGGAACTCCAGGTCGTGCTCACCTGCTGA
- a CDS encoding Gfo/Idh/MocA family protein — protein MVGCRVGLVGAGGVAQRHARVLSGFEDVELVGVTDVAHEAASDLAGRYGGQVFADVGELLAAGCDAVYVCVPPFAHGPVEEAVIDAGVPMFVEKPVAVDLDTAERIAERVAERGLLTAVGHHWRYLHVVDQARELLADRPVRMVSGSWLDKVPPVAWWSRRDRSGGPVVEQAAHVLDLIRVLVGEITEVTAYGNGTPPPVDGADIDSVTVAAARFADGAVGTLTAACVLGWKHRAGLEILADGLALTLAEDGLVVCDADGERRFEADPDGARVAVDRAFVDAVRGVGDDVRVPYAEALGTQRLACAVAESARTGRPVALPTPDRMGVTVGA, from the coding sequence ATGGTCGGATGTCGGGTGGGACTGGTGGGTGCGGGCGGGGTCGCACAGCGACACGCCCGGGTGCTCAGCGGCTTCGAGGACGTCGAGCTGGTCGGGGTGACCGACGTCGCCCACGAGGCGGCGAGCGACCTCGCCGGTCGGTACGGTGGTCAGGTCTTCGCCGACGTCGGGGAACTGCTCGCCGCGGGGTGCGACGCGGTGTACGTCTGCGTGCCGCCGTTCGCCCACGGGCCGGTGGAGGAGGCGGTGATCGACGCCGGGGTGCCGATGTTCGTCGAGAAGCCGGTGGCGGTCGACCTGGACACCGCCGAGCGGATCGCCGAGCGCGTCGCCGAGCGCGGCCTGCTCACCGCGGTCGGCCACCACTGGCGCTATCTGCACGTGGTGGACCAGGCCCGCGAACTGCTCGCCGACCGCCCGGTGCGGATGGTCAGCGGCAGCTGGCTGGACAAGGTGCCGCCGGTGGCCTGGTGGTCGCGGCGGGACCGCTCCGGCGGGCCGGTCGTCGAGCAGGCGGCACACGTGCTCGACCTGATCCGGGTCCTGGTCGGTGAGATCACCGAGGTCACCGCGTACGGCAACGGCACGCCGCCCCCGGTCGACGGGGCGGACATCGACTCGGTCACCGTCGCGGCGGCACGCTTCGCCGACGGTGCGGTCGGCACCCTCACCGCCGCCTGCGTGCTCGGCTGGAAGCACCGGGCCGGACTGGAGATCCTCGCCGACGGGCTGGCCCTGACGCTGGCCGAGGACGGCCTGGTGGTGTGCGACGCCGACGGGGAACGCCGGTTCGAGGCCGATCCCGACGGGGCCCGGGTCGCCGTCGACCGGGCCTTCGTCGACGCGGTCCGGGGCGTCGGGGACGACGTCCGTGTCCCGTACGCCGAGGCGCTCGGCACCCAGCGGCTCGCCTGCGCGGTCGCGGAGAGCGCGCGCACCGGGCGGCCGGTGGCCCTGCCCACGCCGGACCGGATGGGGGTGACCGTCGGTGCGTGA
- a CDS encoding glucosyl-3-phosphoglycerate synthase, with translation MRDTEAVVSPVVEAWATYRTTSAQEWTAQRLVRAKGDCRVSVVLPARNEEATVGAIVSTIREHLVDRVPLVDELIVVDSRSTDRTARVARAAGAEVVSQDEMTRSLPRLTGKGDALWAGLAAARGDVVAFVDADLREFRPHFVTGLLGPLLTDPGIDFVKGFYHRPLVGQASIEPDGGGRVTELMARPLLNLFWPELAGFVQPLAGEYAGRRDVLSRVPFVSGYGVETAMLIDLLDMVGLDALAQVDLGERKHRHQDTAALGRMSAQIMLTVWSRLQRRGWASPDVRPAELLTQFRRGGSDALPNLDREIVVNDVSIEERPPLAELRHLVPRRRVAAA, from the coding sequence GTGCGGGATACGGAAGCGGTGGTGTCACCGGTGGTCGAGGCGTGGGCCACGTACCGGACCACCTCGGCGCAGGAGTGGACGGCACAGCGACTCGTCCGCGCGAAGGGGGACTGCAGGGTCAGCGTGGTGCTGCCGGCACGTAACGAGGAGGCGACGGTCGGCGCGATCGTGTCGACCATCCGGGAACACCTGGTCGACCGGGTGCCGCTGGTCGACGAGTTGATCGTGGTGGACTCCCGGTCCACCGACCGGACCGCGCGGGTGGCCCGCGCCGCCGGCGCGGAGGTGGTCAGCCAGGACGAGATGACCCGGTCGCTGCCCCGGCTGACCGGCAAGGGGGACGCGCTCTGGGCGGGGCTGGCCGCCGCGCGGGGGGACGTGGTGGCGTTCGTCGACGCCGACCTGCGGGAGTTCCGTCCGCACTTCGTGACCGGGCTGCTGGGGCCGCTGCTCACCGATCCCGGCATCGACTTCGTCAAGGGCTTCTACCACCGACCGCTGGTCGGCCAGGCGAGCATCGAGCCGGACGGGGGCGGCCGGGTCACCGAGTTGATGGCCCGTCCGCTGCTCAACCTGTTCTGGCCCGAGCTGGCCGGCTTCGTGCAGCCGCTGGCCGGGGAGTACGCCGGACGTCGGGACGTGCTGTCCCGGGTGCCGTTCGTCTCCGGCTACGGCGTGGAGACGGCCATGCTGATCGACCTGCTGGACATGGTCGGCCTGGACGCGTTGGCCCAGGTCGACCTGGGTGAGCGCAAGCACCGCCACCAGGACACCGCCGCCCTCGGGCGGATGTCGGCGCAGATCATGCTCACGGTCTGGTCCCGGCTGCAACGCCGCGGCTGGGCCAGCCCGGACGTCCGACCGGCCGAGCTGCTCACCCAGTTCCGACGGGGCGGCTCGGACGCCCTGCCGAACCTCGACCGCGAAATCGTGGTCAACGACGTCTCGATCGAGGAGCGACCGCCCCTGGCGGAGCTGCGCCACCTCGTCCCCCGTCGCCGCGTGGCCGCGGCGTGA
- a CDS encoding glycosyltransferase gives MSLTVLMNAGPWLSVPPPGYGGIENVIATLVPELRRLGVRVVLASVGTSTLPVDERVSVFPDGQFSALQRPYNQVCGVAQAHLAGVARELHSRDDIDLVHDHVEAVGLATLAAMGPDAPPALHTLHWDLAKHPALYGHLDGGNRVRVNGVSASQLARAPQALRDHSVGHVHLATPLAVDAHRRPRPPKGRHVVVLGRINPGKGQDVAARLAHRCRFPLVLAGPVGPYHRPEDLAAAGDEARQNPDVRFFLDEVAPHVDGDRVRWVGTVAGQDRDDLVASARVTLFPLRWEEPGGTAVVESLALGTPVVATTRGCLPELIDHGRTGLLTDDEEQLGELVLAAGRIDPAQCRREAATRFTPAVMAQRYVELYERVRQLAPARLQPV, from the coding sequence ATGAGCCTGACCGTCCTGATGAACGCCGGCCCCTGGCTGTCCGTGCCGCCGCCCGGATACGGCGGGATCGAGAACGTGATCGCCACGCTCGTGCCGGAGCTGCGCCGGCTCGGCGTACGGGTGGTCCTCGCCTCGGTGGGCACCAGCACCCTGCCGGTCGACGAACGGGTCTCGGTCTTCCCCGACGGGCAGTTCTCCGCGCTGCAACGCCCGTACAACCAGGTGTGCGGGGTGGCCCAGGCGCACCTCGCCGGGGTGGCCCGCGAGCTGCACTCCCGCGACGACATCGACCTGGTGCACGACCACGTGGAGGCGGTCGGGCTGGCCACTCTGGCCGCGATGGGCCCCGACGCCCCACCGGCGCTACACACCCTGCACTGGGACCTGGCCAAGCATCCGGCGCTCTACGGTCACCTCGACGGCGGGAACCGGGTCCGGGTCAACGGCGTCTCCGCCTCGCAGCTGGCCCGGGCTCCGCAGGCGCTGCGCGACCACTCGGTGGGGCACGTGCACCTGGCGACCCCGCTGGCGGTCGACGCCCACCGCCGGCCCCGTCCACCGAAGGGTCGTCACGTGGTCGTGCTGGGCCGGATCAACCCGGGCAAGGGGCAGGACGTCGCCGCCCGGCTGGCCCACCGGTGCCGGTTCCCGCTGGTGCTGGCCGGCCCGGTGGGGCCGTACCACCGGCCGGAGGACCTGGCGGCGGCGGGCGACGAGGCCCGGCAGAACCCGGACGTGCGGTTCTTCCTCGACGAGGTGGCCCCGCACGTCGACGGCGACCGGGTGCGCTGGGTGGGCACCGTGGCCGGTCAGGACCGTGACGACCTGGTGGCCTCCGCCCGCGTCACCCTCTTCCCGCTGCGGTGGGAGGAGCCGGGTGGCACGGCCGTGGTGGAGTCGTTGGCGCTCGGCACCCCGGTGGTCGCCACCACGCGGGGCTGCCTGCCGGAACTCATCGACCACGGACGCACCGGATTGCTGACCGACGACGAGGAGCAGCTCGGCGAGCTGGTGCTCGCGGCCGGTCGGATCGACCCGGCCCAGTGCCGACGGGAGGCCGCCACCCGGTTCACCCCGGCGGTGATGGCACAGCGGTACGTCGAGTTGTACGAGCGGGTCCGGCAGCTCGCCCCGGCCCGGTTGCAGCCGGTCTGA
- a CDS encoding ATP-binding protein — protein sequence MSRRITFQVRENSPVTEVRLAGTLDVQTMRPVHAVLNRCLTAQPDALVVDLAELTVCDPLALAVFAAAARQAADWPAVPMVLCAPPPEAATWLAESTACRVLPVCRDRAEASRKVDATAAPRLRARLQPVADACRRARELARDACGRWNLPELVGPTTVVLSELVGNVVRHAGTPMQVTLTLRRPYLHVAVVDGSRAAARPADPDHCAEGGRGLLLVRELTQRWGSSPAGDGKVVWAMLPAV from the coding sequence ATGTCGAGGCGGATCACCTTCCAGGTGCGCGAGAACTCGCCCGTGACCGAGGTCCGGCTCGCCGGCACCCTGGACGTGCAGACCATGCGGCCCGTGCACGCCGTGCTGAACCGGTGTCTCACCGCCCAACCCGACGCGCTCGTCGTCGACCTGGCCGAACTGACCGTCTGCGACCCCCTGGCGCTCGCCGTCTTCGCTGCCGCCGCCCGTCAGGCCGCGGACTGGCCGGCGGTGCCGATGGTGCTCTGCGCCCCGCCGCCGGAGGCGGCGACCTGGCTCGCCGAGTCCACCGCCTGCCGGGTGCTGCCGGTCTGCCGGGACCGCGCCGAGGCCAGCCGGAAGGTCGACGCGACCGCCGCGCCCCGGCTGCGGGCCCGGCTCCAGCCGGTCGCGGACGCCTGCCGTCGGGCCCGGGAACTGGCCCGGGACGCCTGCGGACGGTGGAACCTGCCGGAGCTGGTCGGTCCGACCACGGTGGTGCTCAGCGAACTGGTGGGCAACGTGGTCCGGCACGCCGGCACCCCGATGCAGGTCACGCTGACGCTGCGCCGGCCGTACCTGCACGTCGCGGTGGTGGACGGTAGCCGGGCCGCCGCCCGTCCCGCCGATCCGGACCACTGCGCCGAGGGCGGGCGCGGGCTGCTGCTGGTCCGGGAGCTGACCCAGCGCTGGGGCAGTTCGCCGGCCGGGGACGGCAAGGTGGTCTGGGCGATGCTTCCCGCCGTGTAG